CCGCCGACAACCGTGCTCCAACTACGAGCCCAGTGATCACGACCGGTGTTACCGTTGATGCGTGGCGTACGACTGAACTCGCCCATCCACACAATCGTGGTGCTTTCCAACAGACCACGCTGCTTAAGGTCGGTGACCAGAGCAGACATCGCCCGGTCGAGAACCGGCAGCTTGTTGTCGGACAAAGTGTTAAAGATGTTTTGATGGTTATCCCAACCACCCAAGTCAACTTCAACGAAAGGAACGCCAGCTTCAACCAGGCGGCGAGCCAGTAAGCAACCACGACCGAAGCCATCGTTGCCGTACATTTCCTTCATCTCTTCTGGTTCTTCGTTAACTCGGAAGGCCTTCATTTGTTCGCTCTTCATCAGCTTGACGGTCTTGTCGAGGATCTTGGCGTGATCCACGGCAGCCGGACCGCGATTTTGGCTGACGAAACCGCTTTCGATCATCTGTAGCATGCCCAAGCGGCTGGTCAACGTATCGTTGCCCCAGCTCTTTAAACCGCCAAGGTTACGAACTTGCCCGTTGCTGCTGACGGTGAACGGAGCCCACGACATTCCGAGGAAGCCAGGACCAACGCTACCACCACCAACCGAAACGAACGGCGGAATTTCGAGCTCGCTGCGTTCGGTTGCCATTTCGTGGGCGATCACCGAGCCGTAGCTAGGATGTTCGATGTTGGGATTCGGAACGTAACCGGTGTGCATGTAATAGCGACCGCGGCCATGATCCGCTTCGCGAGTACTCATCGAGCGAACGATCGAAAGTTCGTCCATCACTTGGGCGACCTTCGGCAAATGTTCGCTGATCTGCATATCGCCCTTGGTGCTGATTGGGCGGAAAGGACCACCGGTGTTCATCCCAGGCTTCAAGTCCCACAAGTCCATCGTGCTCGGACCACCACCCATCCACAGCATGATGCAGCTCTTACCGCG
The genomic region above belongs to Blastopirellula marina and contains:
- a CDS encoding DUF1501 domain-containing protein, with the translated sequence MSLLPEGMTRRHFMSHLAGASAMVAPSLMMGNAIQANAQELQKRGKSCIMLWMGGGPSTMDLWDLKPGMNTGGPFRPISTKGDMQISEHLPKVAQVMDELSIVRSMSTREADHGRGRYYMHTGYVPNPNIEHPSYGSVIAHEMATERSELEIPPFVSVGGGSVGPGFLGMSWAPFTVSSNGQVRNLGGLKSWGNDTLTSRLGMLQMIESGFVSQNRGPAAVDHAKILDKTVKLMKSEQMKAFRVNEEPEEMKEMYGNDGFGRGCLLARRLVEAGVPFVEVDLGGWDNHQNIFNTLSDNKLPVLDRAMSALVTDLKQRGLLESTTIVWMGEFSRTPRINGNTGRDHWARSWSTVVGGGGIKGGQAIGATSSDGTAVETEPYSSEDLMATVIRAMGISLDTTFTSKSGRPMKIANGGKVIKDLLA